One Cryptococcus neoformans var. grubii H99 chromosome 3, complete sequence genomic region harbors:
- a CDS encoding capsular associated protein, with translation MLREAKVGLDTPSSAPRTFFGVSRRIWLLVAVVLGIFTFSRLLFPSHDPLASLGVGLLTSKDYLNASAADPAPFDFCPVFGPGDEVAARRGQWGLLRSRLHMGSGARVQRVVQKAMAGLPVTISVLGGSVSACHGAGNDPVSPGCYPAQFFDWWNSVFPHPSSELTNGASRRTDSAYFAYCAGHHLPDQTDLVILEFDASDPNDPEWLAHFELLVRSILVRPDQPAVIILGHFAPQIQAQNGFAGPELLHTVVAQFYDVPHISAKGVLYSDYLAEPEAARNTFFTDPILANPTGHGLIADVLISYMQSQICAGWAATMGHAFDVPYMGAPALEDKVAGGAMSSQQGKGIQSEEDLESEGGGLAAKLRAIKVPQAMLSDRPSDILKFREVAPFCVSANDLVNPLPPSHFYGSGWHAYHPSKGAAQEEKHYWYSEIGGSKMRVPVTLSAGDVAIYYLQSPAENPLGRAACWVDDNFASAVELSGVSDVQEATPTLTLIDENVAPGSHYVECLLLGKEGEKTAPFKMLGIFGT, from the exons ATGCTCAGAGAAGCCAAGGTCGGACTCGACACCCCGTCTTCCGCCCCCCGCACGTTTTTCG GCGTGTCCCGCCGCATATGGCTCCTTGTCGCCGTCGTACTAGGCATATTCACCTTCTCCCGTCTCTTGTTCC CCTCGCATGACCCCCTAGCGTCCCTCGGCGTAGGTCTCCTTACCTCAAAAGACTATCTCAATGCGTCCGCCGCAGATCCCGCGCCGTTCGACTTTTGCCCTGTATTTGGGCCCGGCGATGAGGTTGCCGCTAGACGGGGACAGTGGGGGCTGCTGAGAAGCAGACTGCACATGGGCAGCGGCGCCCGAGTGCAGAGAGTGGTGCAGAAGGCCATGGCCGGATTGCCCGTGACGATCAGCGTCCTGGGAGGCTCAG TCTCCGCATGCCACGGCGCAGGCAACGACCCCGTATCGCCCGGATGCTACCCAGCGCAGTTCTTTGACTGGTGGAACTCGGTTTTCCCCCACCCTTCCTCGGAACTTACAAACGGCGCCTCAAGACGTACCGACTCTGCCTACTTTGCATATTGCGCCGGCCACCACCTGCCTGATCAGACCGATCTCGTCATTCTCGAGTTTGATGCGTCTGACCCAAA TGACCCCGAATGGCTCGCTCATTTCGAGCTGCTCGTCAGGAGTATCCTTGTGAGACCTGATCAGCCCGCTGTTATCATTTTGGGACACTTTGCCCCTCAGATCCAAGCGCAAAATGGTTTTGCCGGTCCCGAGTTATTACATACTGTGGTGGCTCAATTCTACGACGTGCCCCATATCAG CGCCAAGGGAGTCTTATATAGCGACTATCTCGCCGAACCCGAAGCGGCTCGAAACACTTTCTTCACCGACCCTATCCTCGCCAACCCTACCGGCCACGGACTCATTGCCGATGTCCTCATTTCTTACATGCAATCTCAAATATGTGCCGGATGGGCCGCCACTATGGGTCACGCGTTCGATGTTCCTTATATGGGTGCACCAGCGCTCGAAGATAAAGTCGCTGGTGGGGCGATGAGTTCTCAACAAGGAAAGGGCATTCAGAGTGAGGAAGATCTAGAGTCCGAGGGAGGTGGCTTGGCGGCCAAGTTGCGAGCCATCAAGGTGCCCCAGGCAATGCTTTCTGACCGTCCCAGTGATATCCTCAAGTTCCGAGAAGTTGCGCCTTTTTGTGTCTCTGCAAACGATTTGGTGAACCCTTTGCCCCCAAGCCACTTTTACGGCTCTGGATGGCATGCATACCACCCAAGTAAAGGAGCCGCgcaggaagagaagcaTTACTGGTATTCTGAGATTGGCGGTAGTAAGATGAGAGTGCCAGTGACGTTGAGTGCGGGCGATGTGGCTATTTACTATTTACA GAGTCCCGCCGAAAACCCCTTGGGTCGAGCGGCTTGCTGGGTGGATGACAATTTTGCCAGCGCAGTAGAGTTGAGCGGAGTATCTGATGTGCAGGAAGCCACGCCCAC ATTGACTTTGATTGACGAGAATGTCGCCCCTGGATCGCACTACGTGGAGTGTCTTCTGCTTGGtaaagaaggggaaaagaCGGCACCTTTCAAGATGCTTGGAAT CTTTGGGACCTAG
- a CDS encoding DNA replication complex GINS protein PSF2, giving the protein MALPKTLHPALTPDELTFLAEHDHINIVPLFSMTRVRLISGIYGPFRPPSASRVPLWLGLSLKKKRKCRIVPPEWLSAERLQAFLKDEKENSEGFERLPRRFMEISKVLLDTASDDLSQPTLLRSLLKDIREVRQAKIRMGLQSEDVLQNDYLQVTNLTPLELCELKPFLVRAMGLMQTLRPPEEEEEEE; this is encoded by the exons ATGGCTCTCCCAAAGACGCTCCACCCAGCACTCACCCCGGACGAGCTCACCTTCCTCGCAGAACATGACCATATCAATATAGTCCCGCTCTTCTCCATGACGAGAGTCAGGCTCATAAGC GGTATATATGGACCATTCAGACCACCTTCAGCCTCCCGAGTCCCGCTGTGGCTGGGACTGTCgctcaagaagaagagaaaatgcAGAATAGTGCCGCCCGAATGGCTTTCTGCCG AGAGATTACAAGCTTTCCTCAAAGACGAAAAGGAGAATTCCGAAGGGTTTGAGAGGTTACCACGGCGGTTTATGGAGATCAGCAAAGTCTTGCTGGACAC CGCATCGGACGATTTATCTCAACCCACACTTCTCCGATCATTATTAAAAGACATTCGAGAAGTCAGGCAAGCAAAGATTAGAATGGGCTTGCAGAGTGAAGATGTCTTGCAAAACGACTATCTCCAG GTGACCAATCTCACTCCTTTGGAGCTGTGTGAACTCAAGCCATTTCTGGTGAGGGCGATGGGTCTGATGCAAACCCTCAGACCtccagaagaggaagaagaggaggaataa
- a CDS encoding rho family protein, translated as MATTRNIKCVVVGDGAVGKTCLLISYTTNAFPGEYVPTVFDNYSSQVIVDGMTVSLGLWDTAGQEDYDRLRPLSYPQTDVFLLCFSVVSPASFENVRTKWYPEIQHHSPGTPIILVGTKLDLREDPMQLEKLRERRQTPIGYSQGSSMANDIKAAKYLECSALTQKNLKSVFDEAIRTVLNPNRRAGKAKKSSGCLVM; from the exons ATGGCTACTACTAGAAACATCAAGT GTGTTGTCGTTGGCGATGGTGCCGTTGGAAAG ACATGCCTTCTTATCAGCTACACAACCAATGCTTTCCCAGGAGAATATGTCCCAACAGTCTTTGATAACTACTCGAGCCAAGTGATCGTAGATGGTATGACGGTATCTTTGGGATTGTGGGATACAGCGGGTCAAGAAGATTACGA CCGCCTTCGACCCTTATCCTACCCCCAGACTGatgtcttcctcctctgcttTTCCGTCGTCTCTCCTGCTTCCTTTGAAAACGTCCGAACCAAA TGGTATCCTGAAATCCAACACCATT cACCAGGAACCCCTATCATCCTAGTCGGTACCAAGCTCGATTTGAGAGAGGACCCTATGCAGCTTGAAAAACTGAGAGAACGAAGGCAAACGCCCATTGGATATTCTCAA GGCTCATCTATGGCGAATGACATCAAGGCAGCCAAG TACCTCGAATGCTCGGCTTTGACCCAGAAGAACCTCAAGTCTGTTTTTGACGAGGCTATCCGGACAGTCC TCAACCCTAATCGACGAGCGGGtaaagcgaagaagagcagcgGATGCCTTGTCATGTAA
- a CDS encoding cytidine deaminase, which yields MSSKSLDLSSEVLDKLFSTAVIHRDRAYAPYSKFRVGAALLGADGRFYGGCNVENASYGAGICAERTAVVKAVSENEQSFLAVAVVSDIPSPSCSPCGICRQFLREFVPLHTPIFYVSGEYPVNASPSFLADINGKEARKYILQTTMGEILPHSFGPDHLLMKT from the exons ATGTCCTCAAAATCCCTTGATCTTTCCTCCGAAGTTCTCGATAAGCTTTTCAGTACAGCAGTAATCC ACCGCGATAGAGCTTATGCCCCGTACTCCAAGTTCAG GGTCGGCGCTGCTCTTTTGGGTGCTGATGGACGGTTTTATGGTGGCTGTAACGTCGAGAATGCATCATATG GCGCTGGTATCTGTGCAGAGCGCACTGCAGTTGTGAAGGCAGTC AGTGAAAATGAACAAAGTTTTCTTGCAGTCGCTGTGGTATC AGATATTCCCTCCCCATCCTGTTCACCCTGCGGCATCTGTCGTCAGTTCCTTCGGGAATTTGTTCCACTCCATACTCCCATCTTCTACGTATCTGGAGAATACCCGGTCAACGCATCTCCATCATTCCTGGCCGATATAAACGGAAAAGAGGCAAGGAAATATATCCTGCAAACAACAATGGGCGAGATCTTGCCCCATTCATTTGGGCCTGATCATTTGCTAATGAAGACTTGA
- a CDS encoding GTP-binding protein YchF — protein sequence MSSRPLVTSLRPTRSSLILNASTAVVFSLRPVASSSFPQALHRPFSTSFTPCAKLKKMAPKKKVVEEKKIRLGRPGNNLKVGIVGLPNVGKSSFFNTLSQTDLGKAANFPYATIDPEEARIPVPDERFDWLCSVYKPASKVPAFLTCIDIAGLTAGASTGAGLGNAFLSHVRAVDGIFQVVRAFDDAEVIHVEGDVDPLRDMQIISTELRLKDIEWVEKELDRLKKSSKNLGSVSLADKARKEEMATVEKILHTLVDENKDVRKGTWTSKEVEVINGLTLLTSKPITYLVNLSERDFVRKKNKWLPKIKAWIDENNPGDALIPFSVALEERLVSMSDEEKAAEGEALGLGAKNPSALGKITTSGYASLDLIRYFTCGPDEVRAWTVRKGIKAPQAAGVIHSDFENKFVCGEIMAYDDLKEYGTEAAVKAAGKLRQQGKPYEIVDGDICYWKSGA from the exons ATGTCATCTCGCCCCCTTGTAACATCACTCAGACCAACAAGATCGTCGCTCATATTAAACGCCTCGACCGCTGTTGTATTCTCCCTTAGGCCAGtagcttcctcttcgttcCCACAAGCTCTCCATAGACCTTTCTCTACATCTTTCACCCCTTGCGCAAAGTTAAAAAAGATGGctcccaagaagaaggtcgttgaggaaaagaaaatcaGGCTCGGCCGACCTGGTAATAACTTGAAG GTCGGTATTGTTGGTTTGCCCAATGTCGGCAAGTCCTCTTTTTTTAACACCCTTTCCCAAACAGATCTGGGTAAAGCCGCCAACTTCCCTTATGCTACCAT CGACCCTGAAGAGGCCCGTATCCCCGTCCCTGATGAGCGATTTGACTGGCTTTGCTCTGTTTATAAGCCTGCAAGCAAGGTCCCTGCCTTCCTCACTTGTATTGATATTGCCGGTTTGACCGCTGGTGCCTCTACTGGTGCTGGTCTTGGTAATGCCTTCTTATCCCACGTCCGAGCTGTCGATGGTATCTTCCAGGTGGTCAGAGCATTTGATGATGCCGAAGTCATTCACGTCGAGGGTGACGTTGATCCTCTTCGTGACATGCAAATCATCAGTACCGAGTTAAGGTTGAAGGACATTGAATGGGTAGAGAAGGAATTGGATAGGTTGAAGAAATCTAGCAAGAACTTGGGTAGCGTCAGTCTCGCTGACAAGGCcagaaaggaggaaatg GCGACCGTTGAGAAGATCTTGCACACCTTGGTCGACGAGAATAAGGATGTTCGAAAAGGCACCTGGACTAGTAAGGAA GTTGAGGTAATCAACGGTCTTACTCTTCTTACATCCAAGCCCATCACCTATCTTGTGAATCTCTCTGAGCGAGACTTTGTCcgcaagaagaacaagtgGCTCCCCAAGATCAAGGCTTGGATTGACGAGAACAACCCCGGAGATGCTCTTATCCCTTTTTCGGTTGCCCTTGAAGAGCGACTTGTCTCCATGtctgatgaggaaaaagctGCTGAGGGTGAAGCATTGGGCTTGGGTGCCAAGAACCCTAGTGCTTTGGGGAAGATCACAACTTCTGGTTACGCCAGTCTTGATTTGATCAGATATTTCACTTGCGGTCCTGATGAGGTCCGAGCATGGACCGTTCGGAAAGGTATCAAGGCTCCCCAAGCCGCTGGTGTCATCCA CTCCGACTTCGAGAACAAATTTGTTTGTGGTGAAATTATGGCTTACGATGACTTGAAAGAGTACGGCACTGAAGCGGCCGTCAAGGCTGCTGGTAAGCTGAGGCAGCAGGGTAAGCCTTACGAGATCGTGGACGGTGACATCTGTTATTGGAAGTCTGGTGCTTAG
- a CDS encoding chloride channel protein, nucleotide-sensitive, 1A — protein sequence MLSPISTPPTSISPEDHAQLTSSTPSSFSDIPPVLRWSDQVEVELSSTSGGWESWSSPRSQGKLYVTEDSVAFIPNPPSTIGFNLPYTALTLHALTPASSGGPAHLYCQVDDSDATGASGQVNTQVNGDAMAEDEEEGDDGAEEDEYMEMREVKIYLSDTSKLEPLFQALSQCSALHASLLPNGEPSSFFGFAGDESEGEDGQWDDAPEDDDSANGPGRVRSDYHSGGGPEARFRPY from the exons ATGCTTTCTCCCATAAGCACCCCCCCGACTTCTATCTCCCCGGAGGATCATGCCCAACTTACCTCCAGtacaccttcttctttctccgACATTCCTCCGGTTCTTCGATGGTCTGATCAAGTTGAAGTCGAGCTTTCATCTACCAGTGGTGGTTGGGAATCATGGTCTTCTCCAAGGTCTCAGGGAAAATTATACGTTACTGAAGA CTCTGTCGCCTTCATACCCAACCCTCCTTCAACGATAGGTTTCAACCTACCCTACACCGCTCTTACCCTTCATGCACTTACGCCTGCAAGCTCTGGGGGTCCTGCTCATCTTTACTGTCAAGTTGATGACTCCGATGCTACCGGTGCCTCTGGTCAAGTAAATACGCAGGTAAATGGTGATGCCATggcggaggatgaggaggaaggtgacgatggggcagaagaagacgagtacatggagatgagggaagTAAAAATATACCTCTCGGACACCTCTAAAC TCGAACCTCTGTTCCAGGCTTTGTCCCAATGTTCTGCACTCCATGCCTCTCTTTTACCTAATGGGGAACCGTCATCGTTCTTTGGTTTTGCTGGAGATGAGTCCGAAGGTGAAGACGGACAATGGGATGACGCTcctgaagatgatgacagTGCCAATGGACCTGGGAGGGTGAGGAGCGATTACCATAGTGGTGGTGGGCCGGAAGCAAGGTTCAGGCCCTATTAG